From a region of the Phragmites australis chromosome 21, lpPhrAust1.1, whole genome shotgun sequence genome:
- the LOC133903260 gene encoding cysteine-rich receptor-like protein kinase 10: MAGVLLIILGFLLMPPSAAAVEQVCGNAGNYTANGTYQSNLAFLANTLPINASYSPQLFATATATATAGQSPDVVYTLALCRGDITIVTACSMQRMCPFDKGAAVYKLTTENAADGPTMLDVVAMLSSKTKILAEPKHPAYFNVRVGNEEALSTATKSCSINDMTISVTTAFALEETAGKRYWHY, from the exons ATGGCGGGCGTCCTGCTCATCATCCTTGGCTTCCTCCTCATGCCGCCGTCGGCAGCGGCAGTGGAGCAGGTCTGTGGCAACGCCGGAAACTACACGGCCAACGGCACCTACCAGTCTAACCTGGCCTTCCTCGCCAACACCCTCCCAATCAATGCCTCCTACTCCCCGCAGCTcttcgccaccgccaccgccaccgccaccgccggccAATCCCCCGACGTGGTGTACACGCTCGCGCTCTGCCGGGGCGACATCACCATCGTCACCGCGTGCAGCATGCAGCGGATGTGCCCCTTCGACAAGGGCGCCGCCGTCTACAAACTCACAACTG AGAATGCAGCTGATGGACCGACCATGTTAGATGTTGTTGCAATGCTAAGCAGCAAGACTAAGATCCTGGCGGAGCCGAAGCACCCGGCATATTTCAATGTAAGGGTAGGAAATGAAGAAGCATTATCCACCGCTACTAAGTCATGCAGTATTAATGATATGACCATATCTGTCACAACTG CTTTTGCTCTCGAGGAAACAGCAGGCAAACGATACTGGCACTACTAG